From a single Silene latifolia isolate original U9 population chromosome 6, ASM4854445v1, whole genome shotgun sequence genomic region:
- the LOC141587752 gene encoding uncharacterized protein LOC141587752: MDASCLSTSISRFNPTSFEGTGEPKLLDNWHREMESVLEVVQCPPEMMVEQAAFYLRDEAGVWWHNEREGARVYYGNLGQHAIPWAGFKWAMRDHFVPEHTRHKLRAEFDSFSMADDMSVIEYYHRFIELSRYAEDMQLSQRILALSFERGLTVKIRERYQLG, from the coding sequence ATGGATGCATCCTGCCTGAGCACCAGCATTTCTCGCTTCAATCCTACTTCTTTTGAGGGCACCGGTGAGCCTAAGCTGCTTGATAACTGGCACCGAGAGATGGAGAGTGTTTTAGAGGTAGTTCAGTGTCCACCGGAGATGatggtagaacaagctgcgttctacctaaggGATGAGGCTGGGGTTTGGTGGCACAACGAAAGGGAAGGAGCTCGTGTATACTACGGGAATCTGGGTCAACATGCAATCCCATGGGCAGGGTTCAAGTGGGCTATGAGGGATCACTTCGTCCCGGAGCACACTCGCCATAAGTTGAGGGCTGAGTTTGATTCCTTTTCTATGGCTGATGACATGTCTGTCATAGAGTACTACCACAGGTTTATCGAGTTGTCACGATATGCGGAGGACATGCAACTGAGTCAGCGGATCTTGGCTCTTAGTTTTGAGAGGGGGTTAACAGTGAAGATCAGGGAAAGGTATCAGCTGGGGTAA